The Flavobacterium marginilacus genome window below encodes:
- a CDS encoding transglutaminase family protein: MAIFKITHITKYQYSLPIKESINEIRLFPHHFKDQEVLDHQLLISHDPEIAYFRDYYGNLAANFNNLESHNEMAIESRMTVKVNHSLKIPEIDAITVKDLEEEKNNDITLLRLSYPETITKQQDIDTVLAGFDLANSSIITVAQLCNEYIFNHFTYTKGITNIETTIDEILELKKGVCQDFAHILLQFLRTAGIPSRYVSGYVCPNESGLRGEGATHAWVEIYSPIQGWLGLDPTNNIWTMDNHVKLSVGRNFYDCTLIKGTFKGLARQTLSVSVSIGYEDGRHYEEMNDVQLEKIPQEINEQISYIEQQQQQ, translated from the coding sequence ATGGCAATATTTAAAATAACACATATCACTAAATATCAATACAGCTTGCCTATAAAAGAAAGTATAAACGAAATCCGTTTATTTCCTCATCATTTTAAGGATCAGGAAGTACTTGACCATCAGCTCTTGATTTCACATGATCCCGAAATAGCTTATTTTAGAGATTATTACGGCAACCTAGCCGCTAATTTCAATAATCTGGAATCTCATAATGAAATGGCTATCGAATCCCGAATGACTGTCAAGGTAAACCATTCGCTCAAAATTCCCGAAATCGATGCCATTACTGTAAAAGATTTAGAAGAAGAAAAAAATAACGACATCACCTTATTAAGACTCAGCTATCCCGAAACGATCACAAAACAACAGGATATAGACACTGTTTTGGCAGGTTTTGATCTCGCCAACAGCTCAATTATTACCGTTGCCCAGTTGTGCAATGAATATATATTTAACCATTTTACCTATACCAAAGGAATCACCAATATAGAAACAACTATAGATGAAATTTTGGAGTTAAAAAAAGGTGTCTGCCAGGATTTTGCTCACATCTTACTGCAGTTTTTAAGAACTGCCGGAATTCCTTCCCGATATGTAAGCGGTTATGTATGCCCCAACGAAAGCGGGCTAAGAGGTGAAGGTGCCACACATGCCTGGGTCGAAATTTATTCCCCAATCCAAGGCTGGCTTGGACTGGATCCGACCAATAATATCTGGACAATGGACAACCATGTTAAACTATCTGTGGGCAGAAATTTTTATGATTGTACTTTAATCAAAGGGACTTTCAAAGGATTAGCAAGACAAACCCTGTCCGTTAGTGTTTCAATAGGATACGAAGACGGGCGTCATTATGAAGAAATGAATGATGTTCAGCTCGAAAAAATCCCGCAGGAAATAAACGAGCAGATAAGTTATATCGAACAGCAGCAACAGCAATAA
- a CDS encoding peroxidase, FMP-type, translated as MLKRKDFADEINLPQVAKNLDINKKEALFETAQDSTGILENLMSGYTKLVIEDPIRPFNEDKLQQVVNNVDYGILNALEGTWVSYNHNGQNNNKSIGSGIHTTILPSPGTSQGTIPGKYSFACEEYIEKLTFDLVEGGVRNRGGANEQFCGAVKYEQSIKSVNKVSDENSLKYTPIHEENGMYLWLSDVFNYAATNKTITEDRGIHPIAPNNPNKDLYKSGFQDETLFLIVNDKGEKEYVTLENLNGREYLEIIAAKELKSGAGQTGPYFIPDYSISRSGVIPHGSTITLLGDLVQLGPTFLNEGSPQFPKGDAAWKYDHLSISRTMGGAGASETHPINLDKPAPAWVFEDLNDENDPGENKIYTQRILAHPLYPYSVRPDLRLRDNNTGENIKNYVLIQMSSKNKTGAQGGILNIPFVNRFVPTVEMNMKMWIETVVEDGKEILQLQYEQIIFFEFDFGDDGGTTSWPHIQVNTLRKIEDVSLDQRRLIEEQFCSNKTKSSAQASGCPYHKE; from the coding sequence ATGTTAAAACGTAAAGACTTTGCTGATGAGATAAATTTACCTCAAGTAGCCAAAAATTTGGATATAAACAAAAAGGAAGCATTATTTGAAACTGCCCAAGACAGCACAGGTATATTAGAAAATCTGATGTCAGGATATACAAAACTTGTAATTGAAGATCCTATAAGGCCATTCAATGAAGACAAACTACAACAAGTAGTAAACAATGTGGATTATGGTATTTTAAATGCATTAGAAGGTACATGGGTCAGCTACAACCACAATGGACAAAATAATAATAAATCAATCGGAAGCGGCATCCATACTACCATTCTGCCTTCTCCAGGAACAAGCCAAGGCACCATTCCTGGGAAATATAGTTTTGCATGTGAGGAATATATAGAAAAACTAACTTTTGACTTAGTCGAAGGAGGAGTTCGCAATCGTGGGGGTGCAAACGAACAATTTTGCGGTGCGGTAAAGTACGAACAAAGCATTAAAAGCGTAAATAAGGTATCAGACGAAAATTCCTTAAAATACACCCCAATCCACGAAGAAAACGGAATGTATTTATGGCTTAGTGATGTGTTCAATTATGCAGCTACCAATAAAACGATTACAGAAGACCGCGGTATTCATCCGATAGCACCAAATAATCCAAATAAAGATTTATATAAAAGCGGTTTCCAAGATGAAACACTTTTCTTGATTGTAAATGATAAAGGTGAAAAAGAATATGTAACTCTGGAGAATTTAAACGGACGGGAATATCTTGAAATTATTGCAGCCAAAGAGCTTAAATCCGGAGCTGGCCAGACAGGACCATATTTTATACCTGATTATTCTATTTCCCGAAGTGGGGTAATTCCACATGGAAGCACAATAACTTTATTGGGAGATTTGGTTCAATTAGGACCAACGTTTTTGAATGAAGGCTCTCCACAATTTCCTAAAGGTGATGCAGCCTGGAAATACGACCATCTTTCGATTTCAAGAACTATGGGTGGAGCCGGTGCAAGTGAAACTCATCCCATAAATCTTGACAAACCAGCACCAGCATGGGTGTTTGAAGATCTTAACGATGAAAATGATCCAGGAGAAAATAAAATTTATACACAACGGATACTGGCCCATCCTTTATATCCTTATTCCGTGAGACCAGATTTACGCCTTCGCGACAACAACACTGGAGAAAATATAAAAAATTATGTACTTATTCAGATGTCATCCAAAAACAAAACGGGAGCACAAGGAGGTATTTTAAATATTCCTTTTGTAAATCGATTTGTTCCCACAGTGGAAATGAACATGAAAATGTGGATTGAAACGGTTGTAGAAGACGGAAAGGAAATCCTTCAGCTGCAATACGAACAAATCATATTTTTTGAATTTGATTTTGGAGATGACGGTGGCACGACAAGCTGGCCACACATACAGGTAAATACGCTTCGTAAAATTGAAGATGTTTCCTTGGATCAGAGACGTTTAATAGAGGAACAGTTTTGCTCAAATAAAACTAAATCTTCTGCACAGGCTTCAGGATGTCCTTATCATAAAGAATAA
- a CDS encoding alpha-E domain-containing protein gives MKANMLSRVADGMFWLNRYMERTDGMLLTLNTSYILSFDKETDDCQGYKPLLNYYTNLTYNQIEEVQNDTAFILKYIICDSQNHNSVKNLVVKARENARGSQDKITKELWEHINSLYHYMNSPDLPRKLESSDALKVVNKLNKELLLYNGIFHVTMPRGLGWSFSNIGKLIERCLQTISMTQAYYIPINYNLDGNEDVMYWKRLLLSLSGYELYLKSYSNIKHNRKIVEHVIFNYDFAHSVIFTLDLINKYLDNLVKDSEISEARTLYNQFGRLKSYIVYTDYHHMTNKQLEEVLETTKTQLNQFSVDFSKLFFSYT, from the coding sequence ATGAAAGCAAATATGCTAAGCCGTGTTGCAGACGGAATGTTCTGGCTCAACAGATATATGGAAAGAACTGATGGCATGCTGCTTACTCTTAACACAAGTTACATACTGTCATTTGACAAAGAAACCGATGATTGTCAAGGTTACAAACCCCTGTTAAACTATTACACCAATTTAACGTACAATCAGATAGAAGAAGTACAAAACGATACTGCCTTTATTTTAAAATATATTATTTGTGACAGTCAAAATCACAATTCGGTTAAAAATCTGGTTGTAAAAGCACGTGAAAATGCAAGAGGATCACAGGATAAAATTACCAAAGAACTTTGGGAGCATATCAATTCGCTCTACCATTATATGAATTCACCCGATCTTCCTAGAAAACTGGAAAGCTCTGACGCTTTAAAGGTTGTAAACAAACTTAATAAAGAACTATTGCTTTACAACGGTATTTTCCATGTTACAATGCCTAGAGGACTTGGCTGGAGTTTTTCGAATATTGGAAAACTAATTGAACGATGTCTGCAGACTATTTCCATGACGCAGGCCTATTATATTCCTATCAATTACAATCTGGACGGAAACGAAGATGTAATGTACTGGAAAAGGCTCTTGCTTTCATTATCTGGCTATGAACTGTATCTGAAGAGCTACAGCAACATTAAACATAACCGAAAAATAGTTGAACATGTTATTTTTAATTATGATTTTGCACATTCTGTAATTTTTACATTGGACTTGATCAATAAATATTTGGACAACCTTGTAAAAGACAGCGAAATAAGTGAAGCCCGAACATTGTACAATCAATTTGGAAGGTTAAAAAGCTACATCGTTTATACGGATTATCATCACATGACCAACAAACAATTAGAAGAGGTTTTAGAAACTACCAAAACACAGCTCAATCAGTTTTCTGTCGATTTTTCAAAATTATTTTTCTCCTATACTTAA
- a CDS encoding TonB-dependent receptor produces the protein MKKIIFILIIFLSVLGQAQVTSSAISGTVRSETGQGLPGATVEIVHKPTGTKYFSNTGYDGGYAAQGLRPGGPYTVKVTYIGYKTTEITDVNVGLGNNLTVNVNIQQESSALKEVVVTTKTKGNFNKGKTGASQQFSNREISAVPVLGARSINSVTKYNANAGANGTFGGQDSRLNNFTIDGSVFNNGFGLGSDSQAGGRTGSTAISLDAIEQLQVSVAPYDVRQSGFLGSGINAVTKSGTNEIEGSVYNSFRNNGKNYIGNHAGDVKVTSGKFDETVWGARIGAPIIKDKLFFFGNFEKIENISPATNWTSTGSPNPSGQISLPTYTEMQTLSNFMKEKFGYDTGAWENYDAKKSSKKFLGRIDWNINDNHKLTARYVHHDSSSDELTSNSNSLGFGNRRTSSLAMSFQNSGYTILDNTRSIVIELNSKLSNSWYNNFIGGYDKQIEDRGLQGGGLFPTIDIKQGSATYISVGLDPFTQGNKLNYSTLHFTDNLTKTIGKHSLVFGANFEYFKSENLFFSGSNGVYIFNSLTDFYAAANQSVANAGAPSSVSLTSPARFQYKYSALPGGAEPWQILKSNKLDLYAQDEMKLSDKFKFTVGLRVSRVWYADTALENPTVTAMTFANGEKLNTGDMPDAAYLFEPRVGFNLDLKGDAVTIVRGGSGIFTGRSPAVYISNQVGNNGVLTGSVDASGAALVAGGYGFTPRPADYFTPATPTAPSFYDLSFNDKKFKSPQVWKTTLAVDQKLLYGFTGTVEAIIQKNINAIHYYNANFDAPVGTFSGTDNRPRYARNDNGVRVNDNVSNGIVLTNSNEGYFYSTTFKLEYPYQKGLWGSFAYTHSKATDLISPGSVASGSWTGARSVNGNNDLEVSNSNNNTPNRLVGVIGYRIEYGKGLGGATSINLGYIGEQANPFSYTYSGDMNGDRVSANDLIYVPNSANELRFVPLVVTSTNTVTGVTTTRTYTEAEQRTAFDAYIDQDKYLRTRRGQYAQRNESVLPMLHRLDLSVTQDFYVKIAGKKNSFQFRADILNFTNMLNKDWGVSQRATNSNVLAFSSATTANVPQYTLATQTDADGNRFLIKDTYQKNTSVSDVWQAQFTLRYIFGK, from the coding sequence ATGAAAAAAATTATTTTTATTTTGATTATTTTTCTCTCGGTTTTAGGTCAGGCTCAAGTTACGAGTTCGGCAATTTCTGGAACAGTTAGATCAGAAACGGGGCAAGGACTCCCAGGAGCAACTGTTGAAATTGTTCACAAGCCAACAGGGACAAAATACTTTTCAAATACAGGTTATGACGGTGGTTATGCTGCGCAAGGTTTAAGACCAGGAGGGCCTTATACAGTTAAAGTTACTTATATTGGTTATAAGACAACTGAGATTACTGATGTCAATGTAGGTTTAGGTAATAACCTTACTGTGAATGTAAATATTCAACAAGAATCAAGTGCCCTTAAAGAAGTTGTGGTTACTACAAAAACAAAAGGCAATTTTAATAAAGGAAAAACAGGTGCATCACAACAATTTTCTAATAGAGAGATTTCAGCTGTACCAGTATTAGGAGCTCGTTCTATAAATTCGGTTACTAAATATAATGCTAATGCAGGTGCAAACGGAACTTTTGGTGGTCAGGATTCAAGATTAAATAACTTTACTATTGATGGTTCGGTATTTAATAATGGATTTGGACTAGGGAGCGATTCTCAAGCTGGAGGTAGAACAGGTTCAACGGCAATTTCATTAGATGCTATTGAACAATTGCAAGTAAGTGTGGCGCCATATGATGTTCGTCAGTCAGGATTTTTAGGATCAGGAATTAATGCTGTGACTAAAAGTGGTACAAATGAAATTGAAGGATCTGTTTATAACTCATTTAGAAATAATGGTAAAAACTATATTGGGAATCACGCTGGTGATGTGAAAGTAACTTCAGGTAAATTTGACGAAACGGTATGGGGAGCTCGTATTGGAGCGCCAATCATTAAAGATAAATTATTCTTTTTTGGAAATTTTGAAAAAATTGAAAATATTAGCCCTGCTACAAACTGGACATCTACAGGATCTCCTAATCCAAGTGGACAAATTTCTCTTCCAACGTATACTGAAATGCAGACTCTTTCTAATTTTATGAAAGAGAAATTTGGTTATGATACAGGCGCATGGGAAAATTATGATGCCAAAAAAAGTTCAAAAAAATTCTTAGGTAGAATTGATTGGAATATTAATGATAATCATAAGCTTACTGCAAGATACGTTCATCATGATTCTTCGTCTGATGAATTAACATCTAATTCAAATTCATTAGGTTTTGGAAATAGAAGAACAAGTTCTTTGGCTATGTCATTCCAAAATAGCGGTTATACTATTTTAGACAATACTAGATCTATTGTAATAGAGTTAAACAGTAAATTAAGCAATTCTTGGTACAATAACTTTATTGGAGGTTACGACAAGCAGATAGAAGACAGAGGTTTACAAGGAGGAGGTCTGTTCCCAACTATCGATATTAAACAAGGATCGGCAACTTACATTTCAGTTGGTTTAGATCCTTTTACTCAAGGGAATAAACTTAATTATTCAACTTTACACTTCACTGATAATTTGACTAAAACTATCGGAAAACATTCTTTAGTATTTGGTGCAAATTTCGAATATTTTAAATCTGAAAATTTATTTTTCTCAGGATCAAACGGTGTTTACATCTTTAACTCGTTAACTGATTTTTACGCGGCTGCTAATCAGTCTGTTGCAAATGCTGGTGCTCCATCATCTGTAAGTCTTACTTCACCTGCACGTTTTCAATACAAATATTCTGCCTTACCAGGTGGTGCAGAACCTTGGCAAATATTAAAATCTAACAAGTTAGATTTATATGCTCAGGATGAAATGAAGTTAAGTGACAAATTCAAATTTACGGTAGGTTTAAGAGTTTCAAGAGTTTGGTATGCTGATACAGCATTAGAGAATCCAACAGTAACTGCGATGACTTTTGCTAATGGTGAAAAATTGAATACAGGTGATATGCCGGATGCAGCATATTTATTTGAACCTAGAGTTGGTTTCAATCTTGACTTAAAAGGAGATGCTGTTACAATAGTTCGAGGTGGTTCGGGTATATTTACTGGTAGATCTCCTGCAGTATATATATCAAATCAAGTTGGTAATAATGGTGTACTTACAGGTTCAGTAGATGCTAGTGGTGCTGCTTTGGTAGCGGGAGGATATGGTTTTACTCCAAGACCTGCTGATTATTTTACTCCAGCAACACCTACTGCTCCATCTTTTTATGATTTATCTTTTAATGATAAAAAATTTAAATCTCCTCAGGTTTGGAAAACTACTTTGGCTGTTGATCAAAAGCTTCTATATGGATTTACAGGTACTGTTGAGGCAATTATTCAAAAAAACATTAATGCTATTCACTATTACAATGCCAACTTTGATGCTCCAGTAGGAACTTTCAGTGGTACTGACAACAGACCAAGATATGCTCGTAATGATAATGGTGTACGTGTAAATGATAATGTTTCAAATGGAATCGTTTTAACAAACTCTAATGAAGGATATTTTTATTCTACTACATTTAAATTAGAATATCCATACCAAAAAGGACTTTGGGGATCATTCGCCTATACTCATTCTAAAGCTACTGATTTAATTTCTCCAGGGTCAGTTGCTTCTGGTTCTTGGACTGGTGCTAGATCTGTAAATGGTAATAATGATTTAGAAGTGTCAAATTCAAATAACAATACGCCAAATCGTTTAGTAGGTGTTATTGGTTATAGAATTGAATATGGTAAAGGTCTAGGTGGTGCAACTTCGATAAATTTAGGATATATTGGAGAACAAGCAAATCCGTTTTCTTACACATATAGTGGTGATATGAATGGAGATAGAGTTAGTGCAAATGATTTAATCTATGTGCCAAATAGTGCAAATGAGCTTCGTTTTGTTCCTCTTGTAGTAACTAGTACTAATACCGTAACTGGAGTTACAACAACTAGAACTTATACAGAGGCGGAACAAAGAACTGCATTTGATGCTTATATCGATCAAGACAAGTATCTACGTACAAGAAGAGGTCAATATGCTCAAAGAAATGAATCTGTTTTGCCGATGTTACATAGATTAGATTTGTCTGTAACTCAAGATTTTTATGTAAAAATAGCAGGTAAAAAGAATAGTTTCCAGTTTAGAGCAGATATCTTAAACTTTACAAATATGCTAAATAAAGATTGGGGAGTATCTCAAAGAGCAACAAATTCTAACGTTTTAGCTTTTTCTTCTGCAACAACAGCAAATGTTCCCCAGTATACTCTTGCTACACAAACAGATGCTGATGGAAATAGATTCTTGATTAAAGATACTTACCAAAAAAATACTTCAGTTTCAGATGTTTGGCAAGCACAGTTTACACTTAGATATATATTTGGAAAATAA
- a CDS encoding DUF559 domain-containing protein produces the protein MERDLEVNKFLTENGWTVLRFWTNEINKDLDTCLSIIKMVLDSK, from the coding sequence ATGGAACGAGATTTAGAGGTTAACAAATTCCTCACAGAAAATGGATGGACAGTGCTTCGCTTTTGGACTAATGAGATAAATAAAGATTTGGATACTTGTTTGTCAATAATAAAAATGGTGCTTGATAGCAAGTAA
- the dinB gene encoding DNA polymerase IV — MPEPIPHRKIIHIDMDAFYASVEQMDNPELRGKPIAVGGEENRGVVSAASYEARKFGVRSAISGVLAKKNCPELIFVRPRFDRYREISKKIHKIFQDYTDLIEPLSLDEAYLDVTKNKKGNPSATLLAQEIRMRIFNEVGLTASAGISVNKFVAKIASDYNKPNGQKTVNPDEVIAFLEQLPIQKFYGVGKVTAEKMFQLGIFSGLDLKNRPIEFLEKHFGKSGSFYYNVVRGIHNSEVKSNRIAKSVAAEYTFDSNLSSEIFMVEKLEKIASELERRLKKHKISGKTVTLKIKYSDFTQQTRSKTMPYFISDKSLIFETVKELLYQERMKDSVRLLGISLSNLNTEIKKTIVVQLKFDF; from the coding sequence ATGCCAGAACCAATTCCACATAGAAAGATTATACACATCGATATGGATGCGTTTTATGCATCGGTGGAGCAGATGGATAATCCTGAATTGCGTGGAAAGCCTATTGCTGTTGGAGGTGAAGAAAACCGCGGAGTAGTTTCGGCAGCAAGTTATGAAGCTCGGAAGTTTGGCGTTCGGAGTGCTATAAGCGGTGTTTTGGCCAAAAAAAACTGTCCTGAACTTATCTTTGTAAGACCCCGTTTTGATCGGTACAGAGAAATTTCAAAAAAAATACATAAGATTTTCCAAGATTATACAGATTTGATAGAACCTTTATCTCTGGATGAAGCTTATTTGGATGTAACCAAAAATAAAAAAGGAAATCCCAGTGCTACATTATTGGCACAGGAAATTAGGATGCGGATATTTAATGAAGTCGGTTTAACAGCTTCGGCTGGGATTTCGGTTAATAAATTTGTTGCCAAAATAGCAAGTGATTATAATAAGCCAAATGGGCAGAAAACGGTTAATCCTGATGAAGTTATTGCTTTTTTAGAACAGCTGCCTATTCAAAAATTTTATGGAGTAGGGAAAGTCACGGCCGAAAAAATGTTTCAGCTTGGTATTTTTAGCGGTTTGGATCTTAAAAACAGACCTATCGAATTTCTAGAAAAGCACTTTGGCAAATCGGGAAGTTTTTATTATAATGTAGTGAGGGGCATTCACAACAGTGAAGTTAAATCCAATCGTATCGCCAAATCGGTTGCGGCCGAATACACTTTTGACAGCAACCTTTCTTCAGAGATATTTATGGTGGAAAAACTCGAGAAAATAGCATCTGAACTGGAACGCCGTTTAAAAAAGCATAAAATTTCAGGAAAAACAGTCACTCTCAAAATCAAATACAGCGATTTTACCCAGCAGACGCGCAGTAAAACCATGCCTTATTTTATTTCTGATAAATCATTGATTTTTGAAACAGTCAAAGAGTTATTGTATCAGGAAAGAATGAAGGATTCGGTACGGCTGTTAGGTATTTCTTTGAGCAATTTGAATACTGAAATCAAGAAAACAATTGTGGTACAGCTTAAATTTGATTTCTAG
- a CDS encoding CYTH domain-containing protein: MIEIERKFLVTSDAFKAEAFAQNRIKQGYLSSVPERTVRVRIKGSKGFLTIKGISNESGMSRFEWEKEIPAADAEKLLLLCETGVIDKTRFEVKSGSHIIEIDEFYGENEGLIMAEIELRSETESFKKPIWLDKDVTSDKRYYNAYLSKNPFKSWLHP, from the coding sequence ATGATAGAAATAGAAAGAAAATTTTTGGTTACATCAGACGCATTTAAGGCAGAAGCTTTTGCTCAGAACCGAATAAAGCAAGGCTATTTGAGTTCTGTTCCCGAAAGAACTGTTCGGGTACGTATAAAAGGCAGTAAAGGTTTTTTGACTATAAAAGGAATTTCTAATGAATCTGGCATGTCACGTTTTGAATGGGAAAAAGAGATTCCTGCAGCCGATGCCGAAAAATTATTGCTATTATGCGAAACAGGCGTAATCGACAAAACCCGATTTGAAGTAAAATCGGGCAGTCATATTATAGAAATTGATGAATTTTATGGTGAGAACGAAGGTTTAATTATGGCCGAAATCGAATTAAGGTCAGAAACTGAATCTTTCAAAAAACCAATCTGGCTGGATAAAGATGTTACCAGTGACAAAAGATATTACAATGCTTATTTGAGCAAAAATCCGTTTAAAAGCTGGCTGCATCCTTAG
- a CDS encoding circularly permuted type 2 ATP-grasp protein, with the protein MMKLMPQLNPKGWDEMFSNEGVRNSYTQVLHTLQNLSQENLNDKQLQASDLFMNQGITFTVYSDDNQGIERIFPFDIIPRIITKAEWSEVEAGIKQRLKALNLFLEDVYNGQHIIKAGVIPASLVASCPHYIQEVHGIKVPHNIHVHIAGIDLIRGAKGEFYVLEDNLRCPSGVSYMLENREITKRIFPDMLATNKVSTVGNYPNIFHNILISLSPRNVSKPNVVLLTPGVYNSAYYEHTFLARQMGIPLVEGRDLVVNNNKVYMKTTSGLQQVDVIYRRLDDDYLDPLVFKPESTLGVPGLISAYRHGNVALVNAVGNGVADDKAVYAYVPDMIKYYLNEEPILKNVPTYQMENPEERELVFADMENMVIKETNGSGGYGMIMGNKATQEELENGKTAILANPRNFIAQPIIQLSTVPCLIDGQLKLRHVDLRPYALCGPNGVEIVPGGLTRVALTEGSLVVNSSQGGGSKDTWIIK; encoded by the coding sequence ATGATGAAACTGATGCCGCAATTAAACCCAAAAGGCTGGGACGAAATGTTCTCTAATGAAGGAGTAAGAAATTCTTATACTCAAGTACTGCATACTCTGCAAAACTTAAGTCAGGAAAATTTAAATGACAAACAGCTGCAAGCTTCAGATTTATTCATGAACCAAGGGATAACATTTACTGTTTACAGTGATGACAACCAAGGAATAGAACGAATTTTCCCCTTTGACATTATTCCCAGAATCATCACAAAAGCGGAATGGAGCGAAGTAGAAGCAGGAATCAAACAGCGGTTAAAAGCACTTAATTTATTTTTGGAAGATGTTTATAACGGACAGCATATTATAAAAGCAGGAGTAATTCCCGCTTCATTAGTTGCCTCGTGCCCACATTATATACAAGAAGTTCACGGAATAAAAGTGCCTCACAATATACACGTCCATATCGCTGGAATCGACTTAATACGCGGTGCCAAAGGAGAATTCTATGTTCTGGAAGACAATCTCAGATGCCCAAGCGGTGTAAGCTATATGCTGGAAAATAGAGAAATTACAAAACGTATTTTCCCTGACATGCTTGCAACCAATAAAGTAAGCACTGTTGGAAACTATCCAAATATTTTCCACAACATATTGATTTCGCTTTCACCTCGAAATGTATCTAAACCCAATGTGGTGCTGCTTACGCCTGGCGTTTATAATTCGGCATACTATGAACATACTTTTCTGGCAAGACAAATGGGAATTCCGCTTGTAGAAGGAAGGGATCTAGTGGTTAATAACAATAAAGTCTATATGAAAACCACTTCGGGCTTACAGCAGGTGGATGTGATTTACAGACGTCTGGATGATGATTATCTCGATCCATTGGTTTTTAAACCCGAAAGTACACTGGGAGTCCCAGGACTAATCAGCGCCTATCGTCACGGAAATGTAGCTCTGGTAAATGCTGTAGGCAATGGTGTTGCCGATGACAAGGCTGTCTATGCTTATGTTCCGGATATGATAAAATATTATCTCAACGAAGAACCCATTCTTAAAAATGTTCCAACATACCAAATGGAAAACCCAGAAGAAAGAGAACTAGTATTTGCCGACATGGAAAATATGGTAATCAAAGAAACCAATGGAAGCGGCGGATACGGAATGATTATGGGAAACAAAGCAACACAAGAAGAACTTGAAAATGGAAAAACTGCCATTCTTGCAAACCCTAGAAATTTTATAGCACAACCTATTATTCAGCTTAGCACTGTCCCATGTTTAATCGACGGCCAATTGAAATTACGCCATGTTGATTTAAGACCTTACGCTTTATGCGGACCCAATGGAGTAGAAATTGTACCTGGAGGCCTTACTCGAGTCGCACTAACCGAAGGTTCATTGGTCGTAAATTCTTCGCAGGGAGGAGGGAGTAAAGACACTTGGATCATAAAGTAA
- a CDS encoding septal ring lytic transglycosylase RlpA family protein produces MKKIITLSFLLANVWVVSSQSTIITSKKFSINKDTVKKTVKVAEKVIEPVAIAPDTVIVETGKFVFFKKDAHASYYHDKFNGKKTASGKRFDNQKLSAAHRKFPFGTKLRITNEANGKSVIVEVIDRGPFARGREIDLSKRAFMEIASNKSSGAVIVKIEELRK; encoded by the coding sequence ATGAAAAAAATAATCACACTTTCATTTTTACTAGCCAATGTTTGGGTAGTAAGCAGTCAAAGTACTATTATTACAAGCAAAAAATTTTCCATTAATAAAGACACTGTAAAAAAAACTGTAAAAGTTGCAGAAAAAGTTATTGAACCAGTTGCTATCGCCCCAGATACTGTAATTGTTGAAACTGGAAAGTTTGTATTTTTTAAAAAAGATGCCCACGCCTCTTATTACCATGATAAATTTAATGGTAAAAAAACGGCCAGCGGAAAACGGTTTGATAACCAAAAGTTATCAGCTGCACATCGAAAATTCCCCTTTGGAACCAAACTGCGGATTACCAATGAAGCCAATGGTAAATCTGTAATTGTGGAGGTAATTGACAGAGGTCCTTTTGCAAGAGGAAGAGAAATCGACTTAAGCAAAAGAGCTTTTATGGAAATTGCATCCAATAAAAGCAGCGGAGCCGTAATCGTAAAAATTGAAGAGTTACGAAAATGA